The genomic segment ACTTCTTAAACCAAATCTTTCGTTATTGCTTTTTAGCTGCCAAAAAACTGAAATACATAATaggatttaatttaattattttgttgataaCTATGCGCAGGTACATCCAACCCTCCCcgcaaaggtagaggtaaggtctgcatacatcctACTCTCCACAGACCCCACTTGATTAcattggatatgttgttgttatgcacGAGTATATAAATGATAGCATTATAGATATTAAGTCCATGGTTATAACAATATTATTTGCTTCACCAGAAACAAAAACATCTCAGGTAAAGGTCATCTTTAGCTTAATCTTCCTTGTTCTTCACGTTGATTTTTATTTCGGGCTACTTACCCTTCAGACACACTTTACACACAATATAATGAAGAAAACAGTTCCTCAGACACACCTCCCATGATTGTATTACAAACTAAGCAGTCGTAAGTCGCCAGGTCTACCGATAAGAGTTCAAGTTAGTCCTAGTTGGAGTAGCTGAGACATATAATTTCAttatatctttttcaaaagAGAAATTTCATTAGGTATGGAGAGATGGCGTTAAGACCTAGGAAAGACAGCTTTGTCAATTGGGAATCTGTTAAAATCCAAAAGGCAAGGGAGTTTAAGATTTGCCATCTTGTGGCAAAATAAATGTCTTGAGTGGGaaggaataaaaagaaatatcttTCAGTGGGAAATATGGCTGCAGGCTGACAGCCCATATTCTCTGCCAAATGCAAAGGTCATAATCGGCAATGCAGGAGATAATAGTATAATACCATTAGGGTCCATGTAATTTCATGCAAGGTATATTAGTTAAGTTATTTATTactaaaccaaaataaaataaaataaaataaactctTCACATGGACTTTAGGCAAATGACAAGGTTAGCAGGttaacctctttttttttttttttttttttttttttgagaaggaaTGCAGGTTAACCATTCATAATGTAGGATGGTTCGAAACTTGGTGAAAAAGGGGCCGCCCTTTTATGttttctccacttaaatactagACCTTTTTTGCTGCAGCGTTTGAACCCATGACGTGCACCTAACACACATAACACGTGCTATGCCCTTCCCAACCGAAACCCTTAGAGCTTTCTAATTCTACTCTCCTATGCTTTCATTCCCCTTCCCAACAGAGAGACACATGCACAAACATACAACCACCTGCCTAGTCATGCCTATATAATTCTCCATTAGGAACAAGCTACTCCTTGACGTTTCACAGAAATATcttggaaattaattaaaattctgAGTTTTGAATAAGAAAGTGAAGACATTGCAGATAACTTTTCTCCCAAGAAAAAATCCACCGTTCACAATCCACAGTACGCATTCAAGATTAATAAGTTTAGAAGATGAATTACTCACATGTACGTTCTGAAGTAGAAGCCTCTCCAGTCAACAATACTCTTAACCTATAAAAGTGAGATATAGAGTATAAGTTCATCcccttcaagaaaaaattgcCATATACAGCATCTGTAAAAGATATTTCTGCAGACTGATGTGAATACAACTTCATTCCCTTTCAGATAATATGTAGTGCCATGAGCAGAGATGGTCTGTAGGACTTAACAATGGAAGAAGATAACCATAAGCAAAGAGAGTAACACCTTAGCATATGAACCTTGCAAAAACCAGAAGGCAATTTGTACAATTACTAGCATCGTAAACTTTATTTAGACGGAAAACCATAAGCCATAAAGTAGTATGGGTCATCAAAAAGATTGCACCAGATATATTAGCACTGCGACTGACCAAGGACATAACATGTTCAAAACAGAAGCAACCTCTGAATGACAACAGAACATCATATTACCTCGGCGCTGGATAAATCGCGCAGTGAGTCAGTGAGTCCATCTCCTGTATTAACATACAGTAAAACAACTTAATTTTAGAAGCCACAGTTCATCAAGACTAAATTAAAACAGAAGAATCATATTTCATTTATACCATGGAAATAAAAAGGCAAGCAAGAAGTTAAACATCGCAAGTGCTGCATTTAGCCATTGTTTAATCTTGTTACACTTTGGAGGCTATCTAGaagcaagaaaaaggaagtCTCTTTAAGTGGTCAAATTTgtaacagtttttttttttttttccttccagaGAGGAATTCAATCAATCACAACTGAAATTGTTCTAAAAAGCCAGCACTTATTGCTTCAAACATCACAATTCATAGTTCTCACTTCTCAGATCCTTTTCCTAACAGTGATTATCGAAGAAACTCGAAAGATTTCTACAAATAGACCAATCAAGCACATTCTTAAATTATATACTGTTTGTGCCTGACTGAGCTTTTTCTTTCCTGATAAGTTGCACTTGACTAAGCCTAAAAAATGTGATCCTTATTTTTTAACCGGGGAGCGTAGGTATTCCTTGCCATTCTACAAAACCCCAGACAAGAGGAAAAGTACAGTTGACTACTGCCATAACCAATATTCAGATTGCAACCAAAATGGGGAACACAACTTTTAATATCTAGCTTCTTTTGGTACAGATATATGGGCAATCAGCAACAGAAGGTATGCTATAAAGCTGCTCAATTTACTGCTTCCCTTATGCATTCACCTTCTAGGTGAAGCTTTTGCCAGTTAAGTATGTAGTTGGTTATTACATGTCCAAAATACCTCTTGTTCCTTAGAAGCTGATGACACCAATATCCTCTTCAAAACAAGTTCCTATTTAAAAGTTGATGACGCCAATATTAAACTGAAGGTACAAGAATCCTTGGCTAGTGAATTTTGATATCTCAGTTCTCAATATGGTCAAAAATAACCCAAGGGAGAATTGATATGTGACCTATGACAAATTTCATGCTAGTTTCCTCCTCTTGCATGCTAAAATATCCTTTAAGATTTGAAtcttcttttttactttaagcACCTTAGCACAAGCAACCTGTTCGCACAACGTAAAAAGGAACACTATATAATCCAAGGGACAAAGATAGAAGACGAATTTGATCAGATAACAGTTCACATATATAGTATGAACTTACATTCACCATTTCTCATTAACCtttcaaagaaaaaactaaaaagtaatacaacaaaaagaaaaaagaaaggcaaCAGCTGAACCTATAATGATTGTTTCCACCTTACAGATGCAACTGGTGCTTAACCACTACCCGAAGCATAACAGAACTCTACTGATATATCATGCAAACAAGTGAGAGGAACCACCAtgaataactaaaaaaaaaaaaaaaagtaatttgaaATAATAGGAATGCCATTTCCTTGGCTGCTGGTAGTGGATCCATTTTCTCTTAGAAAACCACTTAACATATCACCACAACCTTGCTACATGTGACTCTCCAGAAGTAGAACTGccttaaaaatggaaaaatttcCAAGTAAAGGAATGAAAATACTTCCATCAAGCCAGTTTGCTAGCATAGGAAAGCAACCTTTTTCGCAAAAGCTGGACTTAATCTGATGCTGTTAAGATCTTCCATCTATTAGAAAGGAAGGTTGATTTATTAAGTTGGTTTTGCTTCTGTCATGAACTCCTATTCACATTATTTGCAATCATACTGTGCTTTGCACTAGACAAAGTTATAATGATCTTAATGCACTATATAGCAGATCTACCATACTCccaaaatagaaatataaacaAAAGATTCTAACCTGTAAAATTTCCTGAAACGAATGCACGCGAAGCATCtctgaaatttgaaaattgtaGAAACAACATGTGTTAGTTAGAAAACGCTGAGCGGTTAAAAGTACTCCAAAGAGATTAGCCTTATATAACACATGGTCAGCAAAATTCTAAACCTGATTTTCCTTTatcagaaaataaaaaattcccACATAAATTAGAACAATAACTACACTTAATATTCAACAAACACAATTTATGAAGCGAAAGAATTGGAAGAAGAACAAACCTTCCAGCAAAATGGTTGTAGCCACCTCCTACTCCATAATGACTCTTTCCTTTGCTCACATCAAACACTGACCTATTAATAGCATCAACCAAAAGGGATAACATCActgaagtgttaaaaaaaatgcaatCTTTAAAACACACAAGATTATAACAGCAAGATTTGACAAGTACCCAATAATACCAAGAAAGATGGGCAGGTTTGGATCAGACCCATTGTAAAGAGCAAGTTCTTCAACAGTGAAAAGTCTAGGAGAACTCTATCCCCCACACACAAAAAAAGTAATCTTGAGATTCAGATACAAATATATCAATACAAGAAAGAATAGTGATATGGGGTTAAAGAAACATACTTGTGAAGTAGAGTAGTGTGATTTGAGAGGGAAATTCTTGAAAAGGAACAAGGAGAAAAGAACCACTATAAGTGGAATCCCTAAAAATGGAGACCAACGCATTTTTTCAACCATAGAATTGTATATTCTTTACTCTTTCATTAgcctttcttcttgaattgtGTCTTTGAAAATTACTCCattattgaaaaattgaaaaaggattcctttttaaaagagaaCTGAAAATTATACACTTGATTCTTCAGCCTACTGTGGAGAATAAATAGTTGACTTTTGCAACTGGATgagttgaaatttggaacactaatttttatttttatttttgtttttttaacatCAAACACTAAACATAGTACTCGTTCCAAATTAGTTATTTTAACTTTTCGAGGGTGAAACTATATGATTTTTACCAACAATTTAAAGTATTGTATTTCTTTTATCGAATGACATAAGAAAAGTTGtaatttatagtattttttgcataattttttaatatctaaattttgATTGTAAAAATTGAATTGATCAAATAcgttttaactttaaaatttagtTAATTTGACTCTCGAGCATTGAAACATGATAATTAATTTGGCACAGACTGAGTAGTACTAAAATAGTTCCTCCTCTGTGAGAGACTAAATTTTAGAATGAATATTTTCTAgttcaagcaaaaaaaaaaaaaaaaaaaaaaaaaaccttgtaAATCTTTATTTGGACGTGAGTTTGTCATATTTCCTATATTTGACAATTTTATGCATTCGTCTTAGatgactttaaaaataaaacgtCGGAAAATATTGAATTTCCAAGCAATCTTATATTACCTTACTTGTATTAAGATTGAATTGGATTTCACAAAGATGGTGCtcctttttatttgtttttaaatttcttcTATCTTCAAATTGTTATATTTTGAGGAGAATAATCTCATTGATTCATTTTGAAAAAAGGCGTAGGAACAAATTTGTAGCAGAGCAACATACTTCAGCCATCTCATACATGACCCTTTATCATTTTTAGCCACTTTAAAAAGGAAGAAcagatttatatatttagtaacaatttaactttaaaatatccattttacccttaatgagatgatttgcagtcacataaatatttttagCTTGTTTTATAATACAAATTTCAaaactcattctttcttaaactaTATGCCAAATCAAACATCATCACACGAATTGAGATAGAGTAATACGTATTACAAGGTGGGAGATAAATGACTTGTCTTGCGATGGATATGAACTTAGCTAAAAATAACATCATATATacaataatttcaaattaattaattaatcaaatgaTATACTGTAAAGCACAGAAGGTTGAAGTTGTTTAGTTACATTAAAGAATCTTAGAACATTTATCCATTGCTCCCACTTCTTTAGTCGATGAACAGCTATGGTATCTGGAATAAGCTCATGTGAACATCTTCCATTAGTTCCTGGATAATCATACATTCTGGGCTTGTTTGTAAACCTATTTTTTGCTTTATTCCCCAAATTTAGCCATTGACCAACCAACTTATCTTCGGGTCCATAAGTATTATTCGCGGGAATGTTTGATTTTCTGATCCATTCCACCAAATCCCATGATAAAATGAACCCCATTCCGGACATGTAGTGCACAAAAGGGTTCATGCTAGGACAAGGTATAACAAAACCATAATATAGATCAATTCTAGGTAGTGGTTGGAGTGATGATGCTAATGGTGCAAGCCTCaaataaacatcatcatcagcCTTCATGACATAGTCATAATGAGTGGGAAGGATTCGAGAAAGGGTAGAAAAGTAAGTATAAGTTTTGCCGCTATTCATGTTCTCTGAGCAGTTGAGGACGATAATGTCATTAAAACGCATAATTTCTAAGGCGATGAAAGTTCGTTGTTCTGCATTGGTGATGTTGCAGAAAACGAACTTTACGTCAATACGGGCTATGGGTGTGGATTGAATTCCATACACAAGACGAAGGAAATGTCGTCTATCGAAATTTCCTGGTCGTGTAAAGATTCCTATTAAAAGGGTGAATTGTGCATTCATATGGGTCGGTCTTTGCAGTAAAATGGTGTTGTTTAAAGAAGTTGTTAACGAAAAGTTTAGACGAATATTAAATGAtataaagaagatgaagaggagTACAACAAAAAAAGACAAAGAAGTCAGAAGCAGTTTCCTCCCTAACATCCTAATTTAGAAATGCTTTAAAAGGTATATCATTAAAGATTTACACAAAAAGGAGCCAAGTTTGAATACTTAGAAAACAGATATTGTGCTAAGTTTCTTAAGCAGATGCATCATTTAAAAGGAAAAGGCCTTATCATTATATGGCATGATTAATGGtatgaagaaagtaaaaaaattgTGATCTTGTCATGCTTTGTATGCAAGGAGTAACTAATCTTGTGAAGAATATGTGATGAGGTGCTTTAGAATGTGACAATTTGAAACAAGTTTGTTTAGATATTACTGAAACTTTGATTTCACTTAAAATTATGAGAACCCAAAAGCCATGTTACCAAAATTGTATTCTTGTGACACGGTGTTTCATAGTTAATGACATAATTCGACTATCTCATCTGTTTATGTAACATGTAAATGagtataaattttgaaaatatactaTGGCTATATATTCAGTATTCTGAAAGTCTCAAACATTTAGATGAAAAGAAACACTACAGAATTACGTTAAGTAAATCGAGATACTAAAATTGTAGTATCAATAATTAACTTATTTTCAATCTATTAGGAAAATGAGTCATACGGAGGGACAAAAAATGAATACCAATAAGTAGTTCTTGATTGGGAAATTTACATGAATGGACCTTTGGCCAACTACTTTGCCAACATGATCAAAATATAAACTATCTATACATTATTAGtgttgtgtatatgtgtgtatattatatgtatagtgtatatatcttatatgtatagtatattTAGTATAAAGTATACACTATCTATACACTctgtacatatttgtatattagaTGGTTGAATGGTACTTGATtgtaatttttccttcttgattcatatagcctgtttggccaagcttctaaaatcaacttatttcaaaaagtgtttttcaacaAAGTACTTTCAGTGAGAAGCAGCTTGTGTTTGACTAGTTAATCTAAAAAGCACTTTCAAGCAGtaattagtgtttgaccaaacttttaaaaagtgtttcaaAGTGTATTTTgtctcaaaagtgtttttcaaaaagtatttttagtaggcgtttagacatgcgatttcatctcatgagatgaaatcaatGTTTAGACATGtgattttatctcatgagatgaaatcacaaatcatccaaaaatgcatgatttgggattccaaatcattatttcaaaaattttaaatgtaaaagttgacccataagtttatattttgtaaaaatagatCTATaagttggtatatatatttaccaattatgtttattgtaacacctcgtagcttCAGGCGAAGGTTTAACTCATAAGATGATAACATAATGGAACCAATAGTAggttataggaagtgttttgaaaactaatcaagtcataagaaatgtctttggCAAAGCAAAGTCAAGCCACTCTACtgggcatgtttgcaagtgagttttTAGAAGGTCTTATCTAATGACCATAACCCCTTTATTAATTagtaatttgggaaaacttccctaatgaaagttgtagccctttgaattaactttccaacggtatatatTACAATCAAACGGACATATGTTCAAAGAGTTATGGCTATTTTACCGAAGAGACGCAAAGGCAGTACCGTTCACCGAGCATGTTATACGAACcggttatacggcccatataattttatacggaccgtataactcgtcCGTACTTCGTGACACTCCAAATCGACGTTCGTTCTCGcccatgataaaatatggtcatattatacgatcgtataactttatactaATCGTATAATACGTCCATATAACTCCCGCCCcatttttgtataaatccaAGTCTTGAGTTCTTCTATTTCAtcattcacaattccaagccctagcaacaatccaaaacatcaaggtaagccaatccaaacccttccaactcaattctaacatatattctaataatctaagcaagaaatcattgttcctaaactagggttttcaagaaaaccaatctcaaggttcaagaaatcaagaattaggaaattttctccaaaattcaagtctttaattcaagatttttggagcaattaaggtatgtagaacttccatccacatgcgggaatctctacgttcttccccatgctccgtttcttgatatccatgaagttcaaaccctagtggcattaaacccaacatatcggtagcccatagttatgtatttatgaatatgaattttgtatctatattcgttattgtattcctaatcttccattatggttattaggaacgctagcttaatccatgaatcatgaattcttcctcatgtgttctcattatgtttatatgaaattttatgattttacgtaGCAAGTttcaagcatgttttcaagtcaattatatataattacgaaactattgttattactcacgaatcaagaacatgtttgtaCGACTAcgacaagttatctcatgaaaccatattacaagacatttcatgaaaccatgttacaagttatttcgtgaaatcatgattacaagttatttacaagttatttcacgaaaatcacgggcttcttagccaactatatcatgttcatgttttcgggattgcttagttaaccgagatgGCTCgtatagcccgaaactacgtagccaccgtagacAGTGGTTGTCGCTAGCGAGGCAACACTTCCTTCATTATgcgtttggatccttacatgcttattactTAAATTCATATCCCCGGCAAGTGTCCGAGTGTTCATTGGTAGTGACGCAAGCATGCTAATACGTCATTAAGCATACTATAAAGATTCCCCACGTTACAGCGCTTTATATACAcgtatttccattgatttatcGTTTTCGTACTTTACTCatgtttcatgctcatgttcaagttacattcattagccatgtcctatacctatgttgtgccatgttcttcatttcaaataggttttacatactagtactattcaccatgtactaacgtcccttttgcccgggCTCGCACTTCACAAGGTGACATCGATTTTTCAGTGAGCATACGCCGCGCGGTAGGATCACCCTCGCCATCGCCTTATTGCGAGCCCCACTCCCTTCCTGTTCAACACTGGAGTGATTAGTATTCCGCCTTTACAGTAGTCCGTGGCCATGTCCCGGTAGTTAGTATTCGTATTACGTTTTAGAGGTTTTACAGATGATATTAGTTCACAGTAGCCgcttatgctttcatgtttgcgtactattacgttttcatgaattttcatgctatgagatagtttcaagactttattccgcaaattatattttcatgtttcatttaaattgcatcatagaGATTATATTGTTTTCACGCTCTGGCGTTGTGTTGTGCCTACAGGCTCGCTTCTGGACATTGCAgcaggcccgagtgccgtgttacgcccaggccatggttcggggcgtgacatttatcaaccatttatatcaaatatttaaaGATCTACAAGTCggtagtatatttataacaaatttactcttaGCAAACATgagggaggattatattaaggAAAAGTGGTCAAATTTACTATCAaagtatggtttatagtttATATTTGCTCCTCCGTTAAAGCTGATCAAACTCGCTTTCTTCCCGTGTGATGGAAGTGTGACTTGGACTAAAAAATTAGCCACATAGGCTCCACGCAGACTTCCAAACCCAATTATTTTAACCCATGACCCGTGACCATTTACCcatcatataaaataataaaccctaatccttttattttagaaaagagACGAGAGGGAAATGGAAAGGGAAATCAGCGACTTGGAACGGAAAGGGAATCACCAAATACTGATATTACATAAGAACAATACAAGTAGACAGTGATATTACATAAGAACAATAAACGTAATtacataagaaaaatattaccAGCTTCATCCATTCATGAC from the Lycium ferocissimum isolate CSIRO_LF1 chromosome 11, AGI_CSIRO_Lferr_CH_V1, whole genome shotgun sequence genome contains:
- the LOC132035935 gene encoding membrane-associated progesterone-binding protein 4, giving the protein MVEKMRWSPFLGIPLIVVLFSLFLFKNFPLKSHYSTSQSSPRLFTVEELALYNGSDPNLPIFLGIIGSVFDVSKGKSHYGVGGGYNHFAGRDASRAFVSGNFTGDGLTDSLRDLSSAEVKSIVDWRGFYFRTYIFVGKLVGRYYDSEGNPTKYLKGVEAKAARGAQLMEKQKNEEAKLPSCNSRWSQEEGSEVWCDDGYPRLVQRPTEIALTGKMSKRCACFKEEDLGQPGLEVYEGCDHFAKTCRL
- the LOC132037714 gene encoding beta-1,3-galactosyltransferase pvg3-like translates to MLGRKLLLTSLSFFVVLLFIFFISFNIRLNFSLTTSLNNTILLQRPTHMNAQFTLLIGIFTRPGNFDRRHFLRLVYGIQSTPIARIDVKFVFCNITNAEQRTFIALEIMRFNDIIVLNCSENMNSGKTYTYFSTLSRILPTHYDYVMKADDDVYLRLAPLASSLQPLPRIDLYYGFVIPCPSMNPFVHYMSGMGFILSWDLVEWIRKSNIPANNTYGPEDKLVGQWLNLGNKAKNRFTNKPRMYDYPGTNGRCSHELIPDTIAVHRLKKWEQWINVLRFFNVTKQLQPSVLYSISFD